TGTTAAGCTGAAAAATGAGAAGAGTCATCCTAAATGAAGTGCGGGGCACGGAATGCTAGATCCTTCACTACACTGCGTTCCGTTCAGGATGACACTAATCACTAACCACTAACCACTAACCACTGACAACTAACCACTGACAACTGACCACTAACAACTAACCACTAACAACTAACCACTGACAACTAATCATCGTGGCTATTTATTCCAATCTTCCGATTTTTAAAACGACTTACTCGCTTATGCTTTTGTGCGCACGGGCTGTTCCGAATATGCCCAAAAATTTTCGTTATTCACTGGGCGAAAATTTGCAAAAGAAAGTGATGGAAATTTTGCTCTTCGTTTATAAAGCAAACAAGACGCAAAACAAAATGGAATTTTTGCAAAAAATGGCAGAAGAAATCGTCGAAGTCAAAGTGTACATTCGTTTGCTCACCGATTTGCGCGCCATCTCCGAAGGCAAGTACGCTGAAATGATAGACCTTGCGCAATCGATTTCGAAGCAAATCGCCGCCTGGGAAAAATACGTGAAGCAGCAGGGCAGTAAAATGGTGGAAAAATGAAAAATTCTATATTAAGTCTATGATTATTTATTCAGAACCGTTTGATAAAAAAATTCTCTTTGAAATGCAATCGCATTACTTTGGCGATATGGTAAAAGGAGTTGTTGATGTTGAGCAAAGAAAAATCGCATTAGATGCAGAAATGCATAGCGATTTAGAAACTTTACTATTGGAAAATGGTTCTAAACAACAAAATCTTTGGGGATTTAACCTTTATCCAGAAATGGAAGGTGATGATTTTTTAGAATTCGACTCGTTGATCAATATTCGACCTAATCAAGGTAATCGCAGCCGTTCGGTTGAAAATGAAGAAATTCAGAAAGTCATTAAAGAGATTATTGATTCATTATGCAAATAAATTATCAACATAAAGAATTGGCGGCGGGGCGTTGGGCGCAGATGACTTTGGCGAATCAAATGCTCAATATCGGAAGTGAAATTTCTAGAGCAAATCGCTGGAAAAATAAAGGCAATCAGGAACAATGCGAAAAAGCTGTTTTTCGAGCTTTGGAATTGATTGATTTGACAATTGAGGCGCAGCGGGGACATCACAGCTTAAAAGAATTTACGAGAATGCGAGAAACGATTTGTGATTATTATTTAGGCGAAAATGAATATCATTCCAATGGGGCGCGCATTCAAAAAGATTTTGATATTTTCTATTACAGTAAATAATTTTCACGCTTATGCAAGGAGTGCGAGAGTGCTTTAGGTTAAGGCTTAAGGCAGAGAGCAAAAACGATTGCAATTTAGCAGGGAACCGTAACGATTCTGACTTGACCAAATAAAAAATCAAATTTAAATTCGAAAAAAATGATGGAGGAAAAATGCCGAAGATTAAAGTTCAAGATACAGAGATTACAGTCATTCAAAACAATGAAAGCGACTATATCTGTTTGACAGATATGGTGAAAAATATTGAAAATGGATTGGCTTTAATTGAAAAATGGTTGCGCAACAAAAATACGGTTGAATTCCTTGGAATTTGGGAAGAAATGTATAATTCAAATTTTAATTCCCCCGAATTCGAGGGAATTAAAAATGAAGCAGGCTTAAATCGGTTTATACTTTCTGTAAAACAGTGGATTGATAAAACCAATGCGATTGGAATTATTGCAAAAGCAGGTCGTTACGGCGGCACTTACGCACACAAAGATATCGCTTTTGAGTTTGCGTCTTGGGTTTCGCCTCAGTTCAAATTGTATTTATTGCGAGAATTCCAGCGTTTAAAAGAAGAAGAGCAAAAGCAAATCGGCTGGTCCGCAAAGCGCGAACTTTCCAAAATCAATTATCACATTCATACCGATGCGATTAAGCGAAATTTAATTCCGCAAATGTTAACGCCAAAACAAGCGAACATTATTTATGCAACATTATTTATGCAAATGAAGCTGATGTCTTGAATATGGCGATGTTCGGCCTCACCGCAAAAGATTGGCGCGAAGCGAATCCGAATTTAAAAGGAAACATCCGCGATTACGCAACGATTAACGAATTGATTTGCCTTTCGAATATGGAAAATTTGAACTCGGTTTTTATTGAGCAAGGTTTGCCGCAAAGCGAGCGTTTAATGAAATTGAACCAAATCGCAATTCAGCAAATGAGCGTTTTAGAAAATGTGGGCGAGAAAAAATTTTGAAGTGAAAATAAGCGAGAGTGCTTTCGGTTACGGCGCTTTCAGCTGAATTAGATGCGAATACGCTTCGTTTGGCGGAATCGAATGGGTGGAAAGACGCTGCATAATTTCGTCAATTTGCGGGACGAGCGTAGAGTCACCGGTGCGGTGCAGAACGCGCAGCGTTTTTGGAGTAAAACCTCTGATAATGTCTTTGTACGCAGGATTCATCGCATCGTTAATGAGCATTTCGAGTGCGATTTCCGTTTGCATAGTGTTCAATTCAAAGTTGCGGTAAATGGTGCGGATGTGCCGCGGAATGGTTGTGTCCGGACTTGTCGAAAAGGGAAGCATGACTTTTGCCGCTTCCGCATAATTATGAGTCGGGCCATTGGCAAGGCGCAGCGCTAAATAAATTGCTAACCGCCAATCGTTCGGGTAAACGCGGTTCGCGCGCCGCATTACAATAAAATCAGTTGTATCGGGTTCATCATTGCTCGTAATGGTTCCGACGACATTATAAGGCGTGTAAAATAGAGAATCTAATTCGGTTGCGAGATTTCCGACATGAGAAAGCCACGCGTAGGTGTTTCCGTAGAGATAACTTTCTCCGAGGTCGATGACTCCGCCGATCCAAAAAAGACCGGCAGCGGTTACATTATGTCCCATCGCAATCGCTTTTGCATAATTGGCTTTGGGCAAAAATTCTTCTTTCTGCGGAAGCTTGGGCAGCGGCTTCGCAAAGTGAAACGCGACGGCGACGAGCGCGACAGCAAGAAGAATTGAGAGAATGTAACCGATGCGATTTTTCATTAGCGCAAAGAGTCAGCGAGAGATTCCAAAGCGTCCACGCAGGCAATTGCGTAGTCGGCTTCTTTCCCAGTGCGCTGCCAAGCGAAATTGAGTCCGCTCGAACTATTGAGCACATGGAATTTACGCGTGCCACCGCCGTTTGCAATCGCTTGCAAAACGGTTTTGGCGTCACCGCCTTGGCCGCCCGGCACACCAGGAATCGAAACTCCCGGAATGAGGAACGGAATTTCATGTTTTTTGTTGACGAAGAATGCGGTAATTTTTTCGAGTTCTTCGGGGTGAGTGGCTCCGACGACTGCACCCAAATTGCCGTTATCCCATTCGATGAGTTTTTGGGCAACTTTGAAAAATGCAGTGCTGCCTTTCACCGGCAAATCTTGAAAGTCCGCAGCGCCTTTATTGCTTGTGCGCAGAAGGGCGTAAACGCCGCTTTCCGAAGGGTGAGTGAGGAAGGGAACGACAGAATCTTTTCCCATCCACGGGCTCACGGTAATCGCATCTGCTCCGTAAACATTAAAAGCGGCATCTGCGTAAGCTTCGCTCGTTTTGCCGATATCGCCGCGCTTTGCATCGAGAATCACAGGGATTCCTTCGCTTCGATAAACGGAAATTAAATCGCGGAGAACCGCCATACATTCGATGCTAATGCGTTCGTAATAAGCGCTGTTCGGTTTCACGACAGCGGGTTTTACGCCGCGTTTGACGCATTCTTCCAAAATATCCATGTAGAAAAATTTGATTTTTTCTTCATCGGAATTTGCGCCGGAATGTCTGCGTTCAACGGGCATCAGCGAAATCTTCGGATCCATGCCGAGGCAAATCGGGTTGCCGCATTTGGCGATGCGTTCTTCAAGACGGTTTGAAAACATTAGTCCAAATCCTTTTGAATTTTTGCCATTTCATACGAAAGAATTCCGTGGGCGACCGAAACATTCAAAGATTCAAGATCGCTGGACATCGGAATTTTTACGGTTTCATCGGAAATGTCAATCAAATGCTGATCGGTTCCTGCGCCTTCGTTGCCGACGAGGAATGCGACTTTGCGCAATTTGTTCGGCTTGATTTCGGCGAGGCTTTGCTTTCCGTGCAAATCGGTTGCGATAATCGTGTAACCTTCGCGATGGAGATCGTTGATGGCGTCGATTAAATTCACATCTTTGATAAACGGAACGCGCAAGAATGTGCCCGAAGAGCCGCGGACGACTTTCGGATTAAACGGATTTACGGAACCTTTGCCGATGATAATTCCCGAAGAATTAAATCCGAGACTGGTGCGGAAAATGGCGCCGAGATTCCCCGGATCTTGAACAGCATCGACGAGAGTCAAAATGCTGTGCGATGCTTTGAAATCGGGCTTTAAACTAGCGGCGCGGCAAATGGCGATGACACCTTGCGTTGTCACGGTGGACGAAAGACGCTTCAGTTGATCTTCGCTTACGACGTTAATGTGAACGCCTGCTGCGCTCACTTTTTCTTTTGTCTGCACCAAACCGGGAAGCACTTCGAAAAATTCTTCGCCGTTTTCATTTGTTTTCGCAGTTCCCGCAAAGAGAACTTCTTGCACCAAGTCCAAGTGCTTTGCCAAAATTTCTTCGACGACGCGGACGCCTTCGGCGATAAATTTGCCTTCGCGTTCGCGACCTTTTTCTGTCGTCAGTGCGAGCAAACGGCGGAACCAAGGCGGATTGGCCGAAGCGGTTTCCGGAGCGATTTCTGCGGAATCGGCGAATTGCAAAACGGCATCTTCGTCGCGGATAATATCGTCGTCTTCAACGGATTTCGTTTCGACTTTCTGACGGAAAATCGGACGGTTTTCTTCGAAGTCGGGACGGTCATCAAAACGATGTCCGCGGCGTGCATCGCGGTTGAACGGACGTCTGCCATTGCGGTCGAAAGGACGCTTTCTATCGCGGTCAAAACGACGGTCGCGATCGCCGAAACGGCGTTCGCCAAAGCTGCGTTCGGAATTGCGTTCGCGATTTTCACCTTCAGCGCCTTCGCGGTTGAACGGTTTGCGTTCGCCATCGCGGCTAAAGCGTTCACGGCTGAATGGGCGTCTTTCATCGCGGTCAAAACGACGATTGCGATCACCGAAACGACGTTCCCCAAAAGGTTTGCGTTCACGGGAACGTTCGTATTCGCGGCGTTCGCTGCGGGTTTCTTGTGCATCGGGATCCGGAGTTTCTGGGCGACGGCCAAAACCGTGATCCGCGGGATTATCGCTTACGCCGAATTTACCTTCAAAGGTCTGCCGGACAATACGCTTGGGAGAATTGTTGTTTTCTTCTGTCATAGTTCTTCTAATAGTTTGTTTGCGATGGACGTGCCGTCAATGCCAAGCATACGATACAGGTCCGGAATTTTTCCGTGTTCAACGAACGCATCGGGGAGTCCGAATCGAATCAACCGATGATTTTCCAAATTCAAGTCCGAGAGCAGTTCCGCAATTTCGGAACCGAATCCTCCGACGATTGAATTGTCTTCCAAGGTGACGATTGTTTTGTGCGTATTGAACAGGTTGCGGTAGCCTTCCTTGTCGAGCGGTTTTACAAATTTGACGTCCACCAAAGTGGGACTAAAACCGTGTTCGGCAAGAATCTTCGCCGTCTTTTCGAGTTCGTGCAGCATAAAGCCAACACCCAAAAGAAGGATGTCTTTGCCTTGCTGTTTGATTTCAAATTTTGAGAAAGGAACAGGTTTTACTTCGTCGCGGATTTCGGAAGAAAGCGCCGAGCTGCGGGGGAAGCGAATGGCGACAGGTCCTTCCATATCGATGGCGGCAGTAACCATATCGCGAAGTTCATTTTCGTCCGAGGGCGCGAGAATTGTCATTCCCGGAATCGAACGCAGATAAGTTAAATCCAATGCGCCGTGGTGAGTAGGACCGTCGGCTCCGACAAGTCCTGCGCGGTCTAAGACGAATACGACGTGCAATTTTTGGAGAGCGACATCGTGAATCATCTGATCGTATGCGCGTTGTAAGAACGAAGAATAAATGGCAACGACCGGAACGAGTCCGCCGCAAGCAAGACCCGCAGCAAATGTCACCGCATGTTCTTCGGCAATGCCCACATCGATGACGCGGTCGGGCAATTCTTTTTGCACAATATCAAGACCGCAGCCCGAAGGCATGGCACCGGTAATGCCCACAATTTTTTCATTCTTCTTCGCGAGTTCCAAAAGCGTTTTGCCAAAGATGCTCGTGAGAGATGGAATAGGGCTCTTGGGCGAAAGCGGTTCGCCGCTCTTCGGATCAAAGGGAACGGATGCGTGCCAACGGCTCGGATTTGATTCGGCAAGTTTCATACCGCGGCCTTTTTCCGTCATCACATGGATGAGGCACGGGCCGGGAATGGATTTTACTCGTTCAAGAATGGAAACGAGTTCGTTCATATCGTGTCCATCGATAGGACCGAAATAGCGAATGCCCAAATCTTCGAAGAATTGACCCGGCTTGAGCGCACTCTTGACCGCTTTCTCTGTCATCTGGAAAAGATTCCGGAAATGGCGTCCGATGATGCCTGGGATTTTTTCCATCACGCGGTCAATGTCCGAACGCAATTTGTTGTACATCGGATCCGAGATGACGCGGTTCAAATATTTCGGAAAACCGCCGACATTCGGAGCGATGCTCATCTTGTTATCGTTCAAGATGATTGTCATATTTTGTTGCGTGATGCCCGCATTATTGAGCGCTTCAAAAGCCATTCCGCCGGTCATCGAACCGTCGCCGATAATGGCTACCACATTATTGTGCTTGTGCAATTTATCGCGGGCGACTGCAAAGCCGAGCGCTGCCGAAATCGAAGTCGAAGCGTGCCCGACGCCAAAAGCATCGTAAGGACTTTCGGAACGTTTTGGAAATCCCGAAATGCCGCCTTGTTGACGGAGAGTTTCGAACCGGTCAAAGCGCCCCGTGAGCAATTTGTGTACATAAGCTTGATGCCCGACATCCCAAACGAGAATATCTTCGGGAGCGTTGAACACATAATGCAAAGCGAGGGTGAGCTCTACAACGCCAAGGCTTGACGCCAAGTGCCCGCCGTGATTTGCCACCTGAGTAATAATCTTGTCGCGAATTTGCGAAGCGAGATCATTCAACTCGGGAATGGAGCAGCCTTTGATGTCTTTCGGCGATTTTACGTCTTTTAGTTGCATTACTTCACTCGGGTGATGATAAACGCGGCAATAGCTTTGAGAATCGAAGTATCGCCTTTCAAACCTTCTAATTGCTTCAGAGAATCTTCATAAAGTTCGAGCGCTTTCTTGCGAGAATTTTCAAGCCCGACGAGAGCGGGGTAAGTCGCTTTTCCGCTTGCGACATCGGAACCGGCATCTTTTCCCAAGACTTCGGTCGTCGAAACGATGTCCAAAATATCGTCGACGATTTGGAACGCAAGCCCGATGGATTTTCCGTAGGCTTCAATTTTTTTGATGTCTTCGTTAGACGCATTCGCCAGTTGAGCGCCGATGACCAAAGAAGCTTCAATTAAAGCTGCAGTCTTGTGGTAGTGGATGTAGTCCACGATTTCGAGCGAAACTTGTTTGCCTTCGCAGTCGATATCCGTCATTTCGCCACCGATCATTCCGTAAGTGCCGAGTTTGTGAGCGAGGCTTTCCATCGCTGCCGGATTTCCTGTCTTTGCGATGAGTTCAAATGCCAAAACGCAGAGAGCGTCACCGCTCATCACCGCAGTCGCTTCGCCGAATTGCTTATGCGCAGTCGGTTTCCCGCGGCGGAAGTCATCGTTATCGATGCAAGGAAGGTCGTCGTGAATGAGCGAGAATGTGTGCAAAAATTCAAGTGCACTCGTCGCATACCAAATGCTATCGCCCTTTCCTCCGAAAAGTTCAAAGGCTGCGCAGGCTAGACCTGGGCGTAAACGTTTTCCGCCGGCAAAGACCGAGTAACGCATCGCTTTGTGCAAGTTCTCGGGGCGGTCGGTTTCGGGCGGCAAAAACTCGTCAAATTTTTGTTCAGCGAGTTTCGCAATTTTTGCAAGGTAATCGCGGGCAATATCCGCTTCATTCTGAAGATTTTGCATACGATAAATTTAGAAAATTGTTGAAGCAGAGCTTTACCCTGCTTCGTAAGAATGGAGTGTATGAGAGATTGCGCATTCTCCGTAGAGAAGCGCTCACATTATGGAATTTGAGAAGATTTCGTCGTTTTTCCGTAAATTTTAATATCGTCGAGGCTTAATTCCGAGCCGCCGATGCCGAAGAAATGCAAGCGGGTCACCGTCGATTTGACGCTTTCCCAACCGGTAGAAAGAGTATCGGATTCGGGAGAAAGGAAATCCGCTGGCGTGACTGTAATCGGCGTCCACGACGTGCTAAGAGGAATGTCAGCGGTCCACGCCTTCAAATTATCGGAAGCGGCTTTTTCCCAACGTTCTAAGGAAAGCTTTAATGCGCCCGAACCTTTGGCGTAAAATGTAATGGAATCGAGTTTGCTCATGTCAATTCCTGTCGCAGAAATTTGCGTTCCAAAAATGACGTAACTCTTTCCTGTGGGAATTGCTGGCGTCGAATAGTAACCGCTAAAAACGTGCCCTTTGCGTTCTTCGCTTGAAACGACGCCTTTCCACGCAAAATCTGTCGGGAAATTAATCGTCGCCAAGGAAGAATCGTCGCTGAAATACCAAGCTTTTTTCGCAAATGACGCAGAATCTTCGAAATCTTCAAAGAGTTGCCACACGAGCGAATCGCGGGAAGTGGTATCGGTGACTGTCGTATCTTTTTTTGTCGTGTCAGAAACTGTCGAATCTTTCGGCGGATTGACTTGAGTGGTATCGCGAATCGTATCTTTGACAGTTGAATCTTTTGGAGAAATCGCTGCATGAATCCAAGTGGAAATTTTCGTCGGGATGACGGTGAGTGCCGTGTCCGCGAGAATGGAACTTAGCGATTTGTCAAGCGCATACAATTTCAATTCTCCCGCAGGAATTCCTTCTAGGGTAAAATTCCCGAGCGAATCGATTTGTGCGAGAATATCTAAGCCGTAAATGCCGACCCATTGCGCCGATTTTCCGCTTAAATTTCCCGAAATACTTCCCGGTTTTTCCAAATGAATTTGTCCTAAATCGAGGGATTCTTCGGCAAGGGAAATTTCTTTCGAATAAATTTCTCCGTCAACCGAAATCGTGAGCCGATAAACTCCCTTTTCCATTTCGGGAATTTCGAGTGCGCCCGCAGAATCCGCTGCGAAATCCGCATGGAAAACGGCTCCGGTCGTATCGTCCGAGACAAAGTCGGCTTTGCGTAATGCGGCAACTGCAGAATGCGCAAGGCTTCCGTTTTCGGTGTAAATGACCGCGTAAATTCCGTTCGTCGTTTCGCTGCCCGGACCGCCGGCTTGTTTTGAACCGTTATCGCATCCGAATGCGAAAAGAAGAAGCGCTAAAGACCACCACCACTTTTTCATTTTTCCATCCCCTTTGAATTTAAAAGTGCGATGGGGAACAGTTGAACATTCAACTGGTAAACCGCATCGTCGCCTGTTCCTTCGCTCGAAATGCGGAGCAGTTCACGGCGAAATTCGCGGATGCGTTCCCGTACCAAATCAATTGAGTTGCGGTTAAATGTCATCGTCGCTGTGCTGATGTCGCGGAGCGGCGGTTTATGCCGAGACAAAGATTGCCCGGCGAGAGCGATTGTATCTTCTTGAAAACGGCGCACGGCTTCGGAGCGCCAGTTGCCTCCCGTTCCGACGAAAGTTTCGGTAACAGTCCAAAAACCATCGTCGTCTAAGCGAATCATTTTGAGCGACTTCAAAAGTTTGACCGATTCTTTGGCTTCGCGGACAGAAATCGCAGGCGTGCACGAGTCGGCGAGTCGTTCATAGCTTTCTTCATCGTCTTGGAATTTTCCGATGCCGAGCAGAGAACGGATTGCGTTCGAATACCAATGTCTGTAAAATTCGAGTTCTTTGGCGTCTAAGCGTTTAATGGAAACGCCTTTGATCGAAAGCATTTTCTCGTAATGATCAAGCGCTTCTTTATCGCTTTTGGCGCGTCCAAATAAGACGAGTTCTGTCCAGTAGGCGGTTTCTTTTTCATCGAGCCCGAAGAATTTAGCGAGCGGCTGAACATATTTGATGGAAAGTTGAATTTTTCCTTGAGTGACCCGCAGCAAATTTCCCGGATCACCGCCGATTTTTGTCGCCATATACCGCCAAGAAACAGCATAGCGTTCCTTCTTATAGTGGTCGAAGGCATCTCGCAGCCAAGCGCGGTAATCGGTATAATCAAAAATGGCGTTCATGCTATTAAAATAATGAAAATTTGCCCGAAAAACGAAATGATAGCGCAGGAACTGTTGTAAAAGAGAACAATGAAATCGGGGAAAAATTAAATTTCGCGCCTAAGTGCCGCGCGGACTTTTTCTAAAAAGCGGATGTATTCTTCGCTTTGATAATCGCGGTAAGTCCAATCAAAAGCGTGGAAATGTCCGTCTTGAAAATACAGAGTCGGTTCGACGTAAATGCCCTCGCGAATGTAAACGCGCTGACGTTGATCTTTCGTCGTTGCTAAGAAGAATTGCCCGAGAGTCATGTAGCCGGGATCGAGATTCACCGGACGCAGACCTTCTGTGCCAAATTCTTTTGCAAATTCCAGTTCAATTTCGTTGGTTTTGAGTTTAATGTCTACAATGCTTTCGCGAAGAATGAGAGTCTTGTAAGTCACAAAAGCGCGGACAGGTTCGCTTCCAATTTCTTCTTTATAATAATTCGTGAAGCGGAACGGAAACGGTTCGAGCACAAGATCTTCTTCGCCGTAAAGTGCGCGGAGTCGCGGGCGAATTTGTTCTACGAGGGCGGCGTCCTTTGCCAAAAATCCCATCACAAGTTTTGCCGGTAACGGCTGATGTGTCATTCCCATATTCCAAAAAATAGATTTTATATTTGGGCTATGCAGCAATATCTAGATTTACTTCGCGATATCATGGAAAATGGAGTCGATCGTTCGGACAGAACGGGGACGGGAACGCGCTCGGTGTTTGGAAGGCAAAATCGCTACGATCTTTCGCAGGGCTTTCCGTGCTTAACGACGAAAAAATTGCATTTGCGGAGCATTATTCACGAATTGCTTTGGTTTTTAAAGGGCGATACGAATATCCGCTATCTGCACGAAAATAAAGTCACCATTTGGGATGAATGGGCAGACGAAAACGGCGATCTCGGACCGGTTTATGGGCATCAATGGCGCAGCTGGCCGACGCCGAACGGCGGGCATATCGATCAAATTCAAAATGTCCTCGATAGCTTAAAAAATAATCCGGATTCCCGCAGACATTTAGTGTGCGCTTGGAATGTCGCCGAAGTCGATCAGATGGCGCTTCCGCCTTGTCATTGCCTTTTTCAATTTTATGTCGGCGGAGTCGGCAAAATGGGAAAACGCAAACTCAGCTGTCAATTGTATCAGCGGAGTGCGGATATGTTCTTAGGCGTGCCGTTTAACATCGCATCTTATGCGCTTCTCACGATGATGATGGCGCAGGTTTTGGATTATGAACCGGGCGAATTTGTGCACACCTTTGGCGATTTGCATCTTTACCTCAACCATTTTGAACAAGCGAAAACGCAACTTGCGCGCGAACCGCGTCCGCTGCCGACGATGCGGATAAATCCCGATGTCAAAAATCTTTTTGATTTTCGCTTTGAAGATTTTTCCTTAGAAAATTACGACCCGTGGCCGACGATTAAAGCGCCCATTGCGGTTTAGCGAGTTCTTATGATTATTTCTGCAATTGTTGCGGTTTCCGAAAATCAAGTCATCGGCAAAGAGGGACATTTGCCGTGGCATTTATCGCAAGATTTGAAACGTTTTAAGGCAATTACATCGGGGCATTCCATTGTTCTCGGGCGGAAAAATTACGAAGACATCGGACGTCCGCTGCCGAATCGCACCAATTATGTGCTCTCGCGGAATGGAAATTTCCAAGCTCCCGGCTGCATTGTTTGCCACAGTTTAGAAGCTGCTATCGCCACCGCCGAAAAAAACGGCGAATCGGAATTATTCATCATCGGCGGAGCGTATGTTTACGCCGAAGCGATGCCGCTTGTGCAAAAACTTTACCTCACCCGCGTTCATGCGACGATCGATGGCGATGTCAAAATGCCGTCTCTCGGAGAAAATTGGGAATTAGAATCCGAGGAATTTTGCACAAAATCCGAAAAAGACGATTTTGATTGCACTTTCCAAGTGCTAAAACGGACTACGATGCATTAGAACGCACAAAGTCAATCGCTTCTTCTAATTTGCGGAAACGGTGCATTTCAATTTTTGCGGATTTGGAAATTTTTGACGAAGCCGGCAGTAAAATGTGCTCAAATCCCAAGCGTTCTGCTTCTTTGACGCGCAAATCGGTTTGGCTGACGGAGCGAATTTCTCCCGAAAGGCCGAGTTCTCCGATGACAAGAGTTTTCTGCGGAAGTGTAATTCCCAAATGATTGCAGACAATCGCTAAAGCGAGCGCTAAATCGGTTCCGGTATCTGCGATTTTAAGCCCGCCCGCAATACTTGCAAAAACGTCCGAATTTCCGATGGGAATTCCGCCGAATTTATCGAGCAAAGCGAGAATAATCGTCAAACGCTTCGGGTCAATTCCCGCGGCGACGCGTTGAGCGACCGCATAATTGGTCTGATTTACCAAAGCTTGCGTTTCGAAAAGCATTGCCCGCGAACCTTCGATGGTGCAGCTCACGACGCTGCCCGGCGCATTGATATTCGTCGCATCCAAG
This genomic interval from Hallerella porci contains the following:
- a CDS encoding thymidylate synthase, with product MQQYLDLLRDIMENGVDRSDRTGTGTRSVFGRQNRYDLSQGFPCLTTKKLHLRSIIHELLWFLKGDTNIRYLHENKVTIWDEWADENGDLGPVYGHQWRSWPTPNGGHIDQIQNVLDSLKNNPDSRRHLVCAWNVAEVDQMALPPCHCLFQFYVGGVGKMGKRKLSCQLYQRSADMFLGVPFNIASYALLTMMMAQVLDYEPGEFVHTFGDLHLYLNHFEQAKTQLAREPRPLPTMRINPDVKNLFDFRFEDFSLENYDPWPTIKAPIAV
- a CDS encoding dihydrofolate reductase codes for the protein MIISAIVAVSENQVIGKEGHLPWHLSQDLKRFKAITSGHSIVLGRKNYEDIGRPLPNRTNYVLSRNGNFQAPGCIVCHSLEAAIATAEKNGESELFIIGGAYVYAEAMPLVQKLYLTRVHATIDGDVKMPSLGENWELESEEFCTKSEKDDFDCTFQVLKRTTMH